In Acidobacteriota bacterium, one DNA window encodes the following:
- a CDS encoding serine/threonine-protein kinase has protein sequence MTLSPGTKLGPYEVVAAIGAGGMGEVYRARDARLSRDVAVKVLPEELFEGEERRQRFEREARLLAALNHPGIAAIYSFEEIPSSASSASRHILVMELLEGETLRAKLAGGAIAPRKAVDFAQQMAQGLAAAHDKGIVHRDLKPENVFVTKDGRVKILDFGLARQAERKLAEDETSAPTAARHTDPGTVMGTVGYMSPEQVKGLPVDNRSDLFAFGAILHEMLSGRIAFKRDTPPETLTAILREEPADLSGPNRIVDPALERLVRHCLEKSPEERFQSARDLAYALSTLTSSSGALSGATGAVSARAAGRRFRPAIPAAVAAGILLGAVATGVLLRPRPIAPPEFQVLTYSGSDGQPSVSPDGRTIAFVSSRDGRPRVWVKQVVGGAEAVLTEGPDAQPRVSPDGSSVLFLRSSAAEASVYRAALVGGEARRVVGPAVAADWSPDGKEIVFLRTSASGGTIDSSLRRIALDGTNERTVANVPGRLLTAPRWSPDGTTIAALESPGTGTATPKLVLFPVDGSAPTRVETPETRAVLGYAWNGDSRRVVFLGGASSDANSRSRTAKVFLKDVRTGTSRAVISGIDFGGSLDVFGNGALILVTLARRSNLREVSAAGAPGPGRWLTRGGSIDRQPVYAPDGEWVAFTSNRSGNQDIWELSTKTGAVRRLTEDPADDFDPAFTRDGKSLIFSSNRGGHFEIWIATRDGSGARRVTDDGLDAENASATPDGKWLVYSSGNPDKRGIWKIRPDGTGATRLVGGPVILPEISPDGRVVSFVTVSGPDGSTSVSGGANSAIGAVRLDDGTPVPFEAIATGAIANRGRHRWTPDGASLVFLTGDRKETLGLTAQPFIPGRDTSSARRSVAGFMPDSLTESFGISPDGSRMTISEFQVSLGLLLAEGVEGIVARPAHGVKP, from the coding sequence ATGACCCTCTCACCCGGCACCAAGCTCGGCCCCTATGAGGTGGTCGCCGCTATCGGGGCGGGCGGGATGGGCGAGGTCTATCGGGCGAGGGACGCGCGCCTCTCGAGGGACGTCGCGGTGAAGGTGCTTCCGGAAGAGCTCTTTGAAGGCGAAGAGAGGAGACAGCGGTTCGAGAGGGAAGCGCGGCTGCTCGCAGCGCTCAACCATCCGGGAATCGCCGCCATCTACTCATTCGAAGAAATCCCCTCTTCGGCTTCCTCCGCGTCGCGCCACATTCTCGTGATGGAGCTGCTCGAAGGCGAGACGCTCCGCGCGAAGCTGGCGGGCGGCGCGATCGCGCCGCGCAAGGCGGTCGATTTCGCGCAGCAGATGGCGCAGGGTCTTGCCGCCGCGCACGACAAGGGGATCGTCCACCGCGACTTGAAGCCCGAGAACGTCTTCGTCACGAAGGACGGGCGCGTCAAGATCCTCGACTTCGGGCTCGCCCGCCAGGCGGAGCGGAAGCTCGCCGAGGACGAGACGAGCGCGCCCACGGCTGCCCGGCACACCGATCCGGGAACCGTGATGGGAACGGTTGGCTACATGTCGCCCGAGCAGGTGAAGGGTCTCCCGGTCGACAATCGGTCGGACCTCTTCGCGTTCGGCGCGATCCTCCACGAAATGCTTTCGGGCAGGATCGCGTTCAAGCGCGACACGCCTCCCGAGACTCTGACGGCGATCCTGCGCGAGGAGCCCGCCGACCTCTCGGGCCCGAATCGCATCGTCGACCCCGCGCTCGAGCGGCTCGTGCGCCACTGTCTCGAGAAGAGCCCGGAGGAGCGCTTCCAGTCCGCGCGGGATCTCGCGTACGCCCTCTCGACGCTGACGTCCTCGTCCGGCGCGCTCAGCGGGGCGACGGGCGCCGTGAGCGCTCGAGCAGCTGGCCGGCGCTTCCGGCCGGCGATCCCTGCTGCCGTCGCCGCAGGCATCCTCCTCGGTGCCGTTGCGACGGGCGTCCTCCTCCGGCCGAGGCCGATCGCGCCGCCCGAGTTCCAGGTTCTCACGTACTCGGGGAGCGACGGGCAGCCGTCGGTGTCGCCGGACGGAAGAACGATCGCCTTCGTCTCCTCCCGTGACGGCCGGCCCCGCGTCTGGGTCAAGCAGGTCGTCGGCGGCGCCGAGGCGGTCCTCACCGAGGGTCCGGACGCCCAGCCGCGTGTCTCTCCGGACGGCTCATCCGTGCTTTTCCTCCGATCGTCCGCCGCGGAGGCGTCCGTCTACCGGGCTGCCCTCGTGGGCGGCGAGGCGCGGCGTGTCGTCGGCCCTGCGGTCGCAGCCGACTGGTCGCCGGACGGGAAGGAGATCGTCTTCCTGAGGACGAGCGCCTCGGGGGGCACGATCGACTCGTCGCTCCGGCGCATTGCGCTGGATGGCACGAACGAGCGTACCGTCGCGAACGTGCCCGGCCGGCTCCTGACGGCGCCGCGCTGGTCGCCCGACGGCACGACGATCGCCGCGCTCGAGAGCCCGGGGACCGGAACGGCCACGCCGAAACTCGTGCTCTTCCCCGTCGACGGCTCGGCCCCGACGCGTGTCGAAACGCCGGAGACACGCGCCGTGCTCGGATACGCCTGGAACGGGGACAGCCGGCGTGTCGTCTTCCTGGGCGGCGCCTCGTCGGACGCCAACAGCCGCTCCCGGACGGCGAAGGTCTTCCTGAAAGATGTCCGGACGGGAACCTCTCGCGCCGTGATTTCGGGGATCGACTTCGGCGGAAGCCTGGACGTCTTCGGGAACGGCGCTCTCATCCTCGTCACGCTCGCGCGCCGCTCGAACTTGCGGGAGGTCTCGGCGGCGGGCGCCCCGGGTCCCGGCCGGTGGCTCACGCGAGGCGGCAGCATCGACCGCCAGCCCGTATACGCCCCGGACGGCGAGTGGGTGGCGTTCACGTCGAACCGGAGCGGGAACCAGGACATCTGGGAGCTCTCCACGAAGACGGGCGCCGTCCGCCGGCTCACGGAGGATCCCGCCGACGACTTCGATCCTGCGTTCACGCGGGACGGCAAGAGCCTCATCTTCAGCTCCAACCGCGGCGGCCACTTCGAGATCTGGATTGCGACCCGCGATGGGAGCGGCGCGCGCCGCGTGACGGACGACGGCCTGGACGCCGAGAACGCATCCGCCACGCCGGATGGGAAGTGGCTCGTTTACTCGTCCGGCAATCCGGACAAGCGCGGCATCTGGAAGATCCGGCCCGACGGGACGGGCGCAACGCGGCTCGTTGGGGGTCCGGTCATTCTCCCGGAGATCTCGCCAGACGGGCGGGTCGTGTCGTTCGTCACCGTGAGCGGGCCGGACGGGTCCACGAGCGTCTCGGGCGGAGCGAACAGCGCGATCGGCGCCGTGCGCCTCGACGACGGCACGCCCGTCCCGTTCGAGGCCATCGCCACGGGCGCGATCGCCAACCGCGGCCGCCACCGCTGGACGCCGGACGGCGCCTCACTCGTCTTCCTGACGGGCGACCGAAAAGAGACTCTTGGCCTTACGGCCCAGCCCTTCATTCCCGGCAGGGACACATCTTCGGCGCGGCGGTCCGTGGCGGGCTTCATGCCGGACTCCCTCACCGAGTCCTTCGGCATCTCGCCCGACGGCTCGCGCATGACGATCAGCGAGTTCCAGGTCTCCCTCGGCCTCCTCCTGGCCGAAGGAGTCGAGGGCATCGTCGCCAGGCCCGCGCACGGAGTGAAACCATGA